A genome region from Sulfurovum sp. TSL6 includes the following:
- a CDS encoding response regulator transcription factor, with protein sequence MNVLIIEDDVQLSIAISRFCEIKKFDTICMKDGLDAIDQIDNGNFDLYIIDINIPRINGLDLLKHIRKTDLNTPIIIITASLEIQNFSTAFENGCSEYIKKPFHLKELDIRINNLLAINKPEIITLNDELTYDLSREEFYYQNRPIKFRYKEKRFCALLMKHINTVVPNALIHDYVWEGEIKETYPLRQLLVELRKKLPFNIIQTKIREGYIIESQR encoded by the coding sequence ATGAATGTATTGATTATAGAAGATGATGTTCAACTGAGCATTGCCATTAGCAGATTTTGTGAAATCAAAAAGTTTGATACTATATGTATGAAAGATGGCTTAGATGCCATTGATCAAATAGATAATGGTAATTTCGATCTTTATATTATTGATATCAACATCCCTCGTATTAATGGTTTAGACCTACTTAAACACATTCGAAAAACAGATCTGAATACACCAATCATCATTATTACTGCATCTTTGGAGATACAAAATTTTTCTACGGCCTTTGAAAATGGTTGCAGTGAATACATCAAGAAACCATTTCATTTAAAAGAGCTCGATATACGGATCAATAATTTGTTGGCTATCAATAAGCCTGAAATCATCACTTTAAACGATGAACTTACTTATGATCTCAGCAGAGAAGAATTCTATTATCAAAACAGGCCTATAAAATTTAGATATAAAGAAAAAAGATTTTGTGCCCTATTGATGAAACATATAAACACTGTTGTTCCTAATGCGCTGATTCATGATTATGTTTGGGAAGGTGAGATTAAAGAGACATATCCTTTACGACAGTTGCTTGTTGAACTGAGAAAAAAACTACCCTTTAATATAATACAAACAAAAATCAGAGAGGGGTATATTATTGAATCTCAAAGATAA
- a CDS encoding MFS transporter, which produces MIKQIMPLSLIVGLRFFGLFIVLPVLSIYALDMEGATPFLAGLVVGGYALTQAAFQVPFGLVSDKVGRKKTLLFGLIIFIIGSVIAALSENIYMLLVGRFLQGAGAIGSVVSAMVADLVKEEQRAHAMAIMGGTIALSFAAAMIIAPVVGGYWGIDKLFWLTAILSVMAIGILFTAVPQPPTIVHSYAEEESKMLEVFKDKSLTRMYITFLFHSSIMTMAFFIIPVVMTQGLTEGGFGWEKSELWKVYFPAMIFGFFAMAPAAIFGEKYGKGKQVFMISVSVIFLGFLAMGFASAAWVFVVGVVLFFIGFNMFEPLLQSFVAKFAKVHQKGAALGVANTFAYVGIFLGGLLAGWLMQHYDRATLAVVVAIISVVWFIWVATMPNPNNRGNVYLPLDIFDRERVASLTSHEAIVESYVNETENIAVVKYEKDLIDEDEIRGMLS; this is translated from the coding sequence ATGATTAAACAGATCATGCCGCTCAGTCTCATTGTGGGTCTGAGATTTTTTGGACTCTTTATCGTTCTTCCTGTTCTCTCCATCTATGCACTTGACATGGAAGGTGCAACACCCTTCCTTGCAGGTCTTGTTGTAGGTGGTTATGCGCTTACTCAAGCAGCTTTTCAAGTACCTTTTGGACTGGTTAGTGACAAAGTAGGACGTAAAAAGACTCTACTTTTTGGTCTGATCATCTTTATCATCGGTTCAGTGATCGCTGCACTCAGCGAGAATATTTATATGCTTCTTGTCGGACGTTTTTTACAAGGTGCAGGAGCCATCGGTTCTGTGGTCTCAGCGATGGTTGCAGATCTGGTAAAAGAAGAGCAGCGTGCACATGCCATGGCCATCATGGGTGGGACGATCGCGCTGAGCTTTGCAGCAGCGATGATCATCGCACCTGTTGTAGGTGGTTACTGGGGGATAGACAAACTCTTTTGGCTGACTGCTATTCTTTCAGTGATGGCGATCGGTATTTTATTTACTGCCGTACCTCAACCTCCAACCATTGTTCACAGCTATGCAGAAGAAGAGTCTAAAATGCTAGAAGTCTTTAAAGACAAGTCTCTGACACGTATGTACATTACTTTTCTTTTCCATTCGTCTATTATGACCATGGCATTTTTTATCATTCCGGTTGTGATGACACAAGGACTGACAGAAGGTGGCTTTGGTTGGGAAAAATCTGAGTTATGGAAAGTCTATTTCCCTGCGATGATCTTTGGTTTCTTCGCTATGGCACCTGCAGCAATATTTGGAGAGAAGTACGGCAAAGGGAAACAAGTCTTTATGATCTCGGTTTCTGTTATTTTCTTAGGTTTTCTTGCGATGGGATTTGCTAGTGCTGCGTGGGTCTTTGTCGTGGGTGTAGTGCTTTTCTTTATCGGATTCAATATGTTTGAGCCTCTCTTACAGAGTTTTGTAGCCAAGTTTGCCAAAGTCCATCAAAAAGGTGCAGCACTGGGTGTGGCAAATACTTTTGCCTATGTTGGTATCTTCTTGGGTGGTCTGCTTGCAGGTTGGCTCATGCAGCACTATGACAGAGCAACACTTGCCGTTGTGGTAGCGATCATCTCTGTAGTATGGTTCATCTGGGTAGCGACCATGCCAAACCCGAACAACAGAGGGAATGTGTACCTTCCACTAGACATCTTTGACCGTGAAAGAGTTGCTTCACTGACGAGTCATGAAGCTATTGTAGAGAGTTATGTGAATGAAACAGAGAACATCGCTGTTGTCAAATATGAAAAAGACCTCATAGATGAAGATGAGATCAGAGGGATGTTGAGTTAA
- a CDS encoding alanine--glyoxylate aminotransferase family protein, protein MLLFTPGPTPVPESVRQAMATPTLHHRTPEFEAIFKEARERLLKLLGMDECVMIASSGTGAMQACMLNLCKTKALTVNAGKFGERFGKIADAIGRAKVELSYEWNTPCSVADVENALHENTDIDAIFIQVCESAGGLRHPVEAIAKRAKEIKPDIMIVADGITAVGVERIDISNIDALVTGSQKALMLPPGLAMIGFSSAAVEKIGKGVDYYFNLASEIKKQQQNTTAYTAATTLIIGLNAIFDAIEEEGIDALYANTAARAAATQAALEAIGFAMYPQTPALSMSTVLDEDAEPIRKLLKTKYGVNMAGGQDHLKGKLFRINQMGLIPVYESAWVVNAIELALADMGRREFDGTASRVFNETYFKKSN, encoded by the coding sequence ATGCTACTTTTTACCCCAGGACCTACACCAGTACCGGAGTCTGTTCGCCAAGCTATGGCAACACCTACACTACACCATAGAACACCAGAATTTGAAGCCATTTTTAAAGAAGCCCGTGAAAGACTTTTAAAACTTCTTGGAATGGATGAGTGTGTGATGATAGCCTCTTCAGGTACAGGTGCCATGCAAGCATGTATGTTGAACTTATGTAAGACTAAAGCATTGACGGTAAACGCCGGTAAGTTTGGTGAGCGTTTTGGAAAGATTGCTGATGCAATAGGAAGAGCTAAAGTGGAGCTCAGCTATGAGTGGAATACACCGTGTTCTGTAGCTGATGTTGAAAATGCTTTGCATGAAAATACAGATATCGATGCGATCTTTATACAAGTGTGTGAAAGTGCCGGCGGACTTCGCCATCCTGTAGAAGCGATCGCGAAAAGAGCCAAAGAGATCAAACCTGATATTATGATCGTTGCAGATGGTATCACAGCAGTAGGTGTGGAGCGTATCGACATTTCGAATATCGATGCATTGGTCACGGGGAGTCAAAAAGCATTGATGCTTCCTCCCGGACTTGCAATGATCGGCTTTTCAAGTGCAGCTGTAGAGAAGATAGGCAAAGGAGTGGACTACTACTTCAACCTTGCTTCAGAGATTAAAAAACAGCAGCAGAATACTACGGCATATACAGCAGCAACGACACTCATCATCGGTCTCAATGCTATTTTTGATGCGATTGAAGAAGAGGGGATCGATGCTTTATATGCAAATACTGCAGCAAGAGCAGCAGCGACACAAGCGGCGCTTGAAGCGATCGGTTTTGCGATGTACCCACAAACTCCGGCACTGTCTATGAGTACTGTATTGGATGAAGATGCAGAGCCAATACGCAAACTACTCAAAACGAAGTACGGTGTTAACATGGCAGGGGGTCAAGACCACCTCAAAGGTAAACTTTTCCGTATCAATCAGATGGGTCTTATCCCTGTCTATGAGTCTGCATGGGTCGTGAATGCTATTGAGTTGGCCTTGGCTGACATGGGTAGAAGAGAGTTTGATGGTACGGCAAGCCGTGTCTTTAACGAAACATATTTTAAGAAGAGTAACTAA
- the rdgB gene encoding RdgB/HAM1 family non-canonical purine NTP pyrophosphatase — protein sequence MRIVLATGNKGKLREFKQMCQDEVVAFSELLGEFDIVEDGDTFSANALIKARAIYEKLGEEYLVISDDSGISLPLLDGAPGIYSARYAGEGATDKENLYKLIEKLKERGVKSTPAYYTAAIAIVSKYGEYVVHGWMHGDVIDEARGEKGFGYDPMFIPAGFDKTLGQLDDDVKKRISHRAQAMKLAQPIIQMLKGKQ from the coding sequence ATGCGTATCGTTCTAGCGACAGGGAATAAAGGAAAACTACGTGAATTTAAACAAATGTGTCAAGATGAAGTGGTTGCTTTTTCTGAACTTTTAGGTGAATTTGATATCGTAGAAGACGGAGATACATTTTCGGCCAATGCACTCATAAAAGCACGTGCGATCTATGAGAAACTGGGGGAAGAGTATCTGGTGATATCAGATGACAGTGGTATTTCTCTACCACTACTTGACGGGGCACCGGGGATTTACTCGGCACGTTATGCAGGAGAAGGTGCGACAGATAAAGAGAACCTCTATAAACTGATAGAAAAGCTTAAAGAAAGAGGTGTAAAGTCTACACCGGCATATTATACTGCAGCGATCGCTATCGTTTCCAAGTATGGAGAGTATGTGGTGCATGGTTGGATGCATGGAGATGTCATAGATGAAGCCAGAGGAGAGAAAGGGTTCGGGTATGATCCGATGTTCATCCCTGCAGGATTTGACAAGACACTAGGGCAGTTAGATGATGATGTGAAAAAAAGGATATCACACAGAGCACAAGCAATGAAATTGGCACAGCCGATCATACAAATGTTAAAGGGTAAACAATGA
- the ciaB gene encoding invasion protein CiaB, with protein sequence MKKQFMEDLQVIYDELQSRQAGLNAYYELLDKGHDKANEIVDAFLSLIDIPRDDDATMAALTRIVNLREDALEQVLEKNGCSADEIRVKKELAYGFVSTMYITRHENFIAWVEEKQLLTPFYRSLMLGVHYVGVAMSVWQSHWTDHILYSVNLELSEMFNGDDAKVFEMLQNESLLDADESGSVGDRSYSVLKKEDTGYKSVAYAEAFPEEVTQVTTALEQLIALLNQHEDTVFHQKAEWIAYFTAIKAAFMHTKTDELIGKWADVDRRWMAVTTPLQVGHPLEYYEDHYRKAVALEWDLRIVNPKLQEGSSTRNNIKLFAYEMAKDFGEEALHTMSKNLLQVDETQLYIGQPVLYYGAEFNGLFSAQVVPNDEQVSAELGKKIFAYADFVMESKKSKPIMKLSVETMGEDFVKTQRELIDTDPNLWHELYDISTVGHEYGHILWIDADTETKMNASGQFKNIEEFKATAGGLMAFFSNEREALKTHIVDDLVSRAVGLMAWREVGEVLPYYCEGLIHLDILFSSGVITYDGEIRIDYSKYGKMKETYQNAYRNLAENYLSKVDANLYLSTYASKENGVYLPVKEEIRSFVEHYYTRYKEIGQQTIVLS encoded by the coding sequence ATGAAAAAACAGTTTATGGAAGATCTTCAGGTCATTTATGACGAATTGCAAAGCAGACAGGCCGGTCTTAATGCCTACTATGAACTTTTAGATAAGGGGCATGACAAAGCTAACGAGATCGTGGATGCTTTTTTAAGCCTCATAGATATCCCTAGAGATGATGACGCTACGATGGCTGCACTTACACGTATCGTTAATCTTCGTGAAGATGCCTTGGAACAGGTTTTGGAAAAAAATGGTTGTTCTGCAGATGAGATAAGAGTGAAAAAAGAGTTGGCATACGGATTTGTCAGTACGATGTATATCACACGGCATGAAAATTTCATTGCATGGGTAGAGGAGAAGCAGCTTCTTACACCTTTTTATCGTTCGTTGATGCTTGGTGTACATTATGTTGGTGTTGCTATGAGCGTCTGGCAGAGCCACTGGACAGATCACATTCTTTATTCTGTGAACCTTGAACTCAGCGAAATGTTTAATGGTGATGATGCAAAAGTATTTGAGATGCTTCAGAATGAGTCTCTACTAGATGCAGACGAGAGTGGATCTGTAGGAGATAGATCTTACTCTGTACTTAAAAAAGAGGATACAGGGTATAAAAGTGTTGCCTATGCGGAAGCATTTCCTGAAGAGGTGACACAAGTGACTACAGCACTTGAACAGCTCATTGCACTTTTGAACCAACATGAAGATACTGTCTTTCATCAAAAAGCAGAGTGGATAGCCTATTTTACAGCGATCAAAGCGGCTTTTATGCATACAAAAACCGATGAACTGATAGGTAAATGGGCAGATGTAGACAGACGTTGGATGGCTGTAACGACACCTTTGCAGGTAGGGCATCCGTTAGAGTATTATGAAGATCATTATAGAAAAGCTGTTGCACTAGAGTGGGATCTTCGTATTGTCAATCCTAAATTACAAGAAGGTTCAAGTACGCGTAACAACATTAAACTTTTTGCCTATGAAATGGCAAAAGATTTTGGTGAAGAAGCCTTGCATACTATGAGCAAGAATCTTTTACAGGTTGATGAAACCCAACTCTATATAGGTCAACCCGTCCTTTACTACGGAGCAGAATTCAATGGTCTTTTCTCGGCACAAGTAGTACCGAATGATGAACAGGTTTCAGCAGAACTTGGCAAGAAGATCTTTGCGTATGCCGATTTTGTCATGGAGTCTAAAAAATCCAAACCTATCATGAAACTTTCCGTTGAAACAATGGGTGAAGATTTTGTGAAGACACAAAGAGAGCTTATAGATACAGATCCTAACCTTTGGCATGAGCTTTATGATATCTCTACTGTAGGACATGAGTACGGACATATCTTATGGATAGATGCAGATACAGAAACCAAGATGAATGCTTCTGGACAGTTTAAAAATATCGAAGAGTTCAAGGCGACAGCAGGTGGATTGATGGCATTTTTCTCCAATGAGCGTGAAGCGCTGAAAACACACATTGTAGATGATCTTGTTTCTCGTGCTGTAGGGCTGATGGCCTGGCGTGAAGTAGGTGAAGTATTGCCCTATTATTGTGAAGGATTGATCCATCTGGATATTCTTTTCAGCTCAGGTGTTATCACGTATGACGGAGAGATACGCATTGACTACAGCAAGTATGGCAAGATGAAAGAAACCTATCAAAATGCCTATAGAAATTTAGCCGAAAATTATCTTTCAAAAGTAGATGCAAATCTTTATTTAAGTACCTATGCAAGTAAAGAAAATGGTGTATATTTACCGGTAAAAGAGGAGATAAGATCGTTTGTAGAGCATTATTATACAAGATATAAAGAGATAGGTCAGCAAACTATCGTACTTTCTTAA
- a CDS encoding PAS domain-containing sensor histidine kinase, with product MNLKDKLQQIQSKLKQLQPINTSMVTTLYTLTQKSLPTALIFTILIAIFLYSELSYTIVIWASLMITVILLRLYDLYLFKTNFQRYSLATWHNKFMLSVLLLALLVSSLSFVFIPYLNEYYQLFVLASLVGITAGGTTSLSADFRIAIVYVSIIMLPLIGSLLMIHSSPGNILSLLMILFFISQVGMIHNNYTEQKNLKALKEQQDLLNNIFAESPLAMFSYDTHLNISYANKHVYEIFGQDNTMIGMNLGSLHNKNILNIFNLSLTKGHQSYTGSYLAPNGTFFWIKITAFSFKDTDNTILGGVGIIENKTEEYKDKKELEVLHITLQEQVEKNQTLLEENKLFIADMVHQIRTPLTVIMTNTSLIEMQTELQNSSCITQIHSAINMLSNSYEDLSYIISNDRIEYMPIEIDFTNFLNERVHFFDVIANANNKTISTDIPNDIKITINDTELERLIDNNLSNAIKHSYDKSEIEIVLEKTNSEIILKFISKGPNIQNVSKIFDKDYTESYGAKRSLGLGLNMVKNICEKNHIKYSVHSKDNINTFTYIFKR from the coding sequence TTGAATCTCAAAGATAAACTTCAACAAATACAATCCAAATTAAAACAATTACAACCTATAAATACCTCTATGGTAACTACACTCTATACTCTTACACAAAAAAGTCTTCCAACCGCCCTAATATTTACTATACTTATAGCAATATTTTTATATTCTGAACTTTCCTATACTATTGTCATCTGGGCTAGTCTAATGATTACAGTTATACTATTAAGACTCTATGATCTATATCTTTTCAAAACAAACTTTCAAAGGTATTCGCTTGCAACATGGCATAACAAATTTATGTTATCTGTTTTGTTATTAGCATTGCTGGTATCTTCACTCAGCTTTGTATTTATCCCTTACCTGAATGAATATTATCAACTTTTTGTACTGGCATCTTTAGTGGGTATCACTGCCGGGGGAACAACTTCTTTATCAGCTGATTTTCGTATTGCTATAGTATATGTCAGCATCATTATGCTTCCTTTAATTGGATCTTTATTGATGATCCACTCATCACCAGGTAACATCCTTTCACTACTCATGATATTATTTTTCATATCACAGGTAGGTATGATCCATAATAACTATACGGAACAAAAAAACCTCAAAGCGTTAAAAGAACAACAAGATCTGCTAAATAACATATTTGCAGAATCACCTCTTGCCATGTTTTCATATGATACCCACTTGAATATCTCATATGCCAATAAACATGTATATGAGATATTTGGGCAAGACAATACTATGATAGGGATGAACCTTGGCTCTCTCCACAATAAAAATATTTTAAACATATTTAATCTTTCTCTCACCAAAGGCCATCAATCATATACAGGATCTTATCTTGCTCCAAACGGCACTTTTTTTTGGATAAAGATAACAGCTTTTTCGTTTAAAGATACAGACAATACTATTCTTGGTGGCGTGGGAATCATAGAAAATAAAACTGAAGAATACAAAGATAAAAAAGAACTTGAAGTGCTACATATAACACTTCAAGAACAAGTAGAAAAGAATCAGACACTACTGGAGGAAAACAAACTGTTCATTGCTGATATGGTACACCAGATAAGAACGCCACTCACCGTCATTATGACAAACACTTCACTCATAGAAATGCAAACTGAATTACAAAATTCTTCTTGTATAACACAAATACATTCAGCTATAAACATGCTTTCTAATTCATATGAGGACCTATCCTATATTATTTCAAATGATAGGATAGAATACATGCCCATAGAGATTGACTTTACAAACTTTCTTAATGAAAGAGTTCACTTTTTTGACGTCATTGCCAATGCCAATAATAAAACTATATCTACCGATATTCCAAACGATATAAAAATAACTATCAATGATACAGAATTGGAAAGGCTCATCGACAATAATCTATCTAATGCCATTAAACATAGTTACGATAAAAGTGAAATAGAGATTGTTTTGGAAAAAACAAATTCAGAAATAATTTTGAAATTTATCTCTAAAGGACCAAATATACAGAATGTATCTAAAATATTTGATAAAGATTATACAGAAAGTTATGGTGCAAAACGGAGTTTAGGATTGGGATTAAATATGGTAAAAAATATTTGTGAGAAAAACCATATCAAATATAGCGTTCACTCGAAAGACAATATTAACACATTTACCTATATTTTTAAGCGCTAA